DNA sequence from the Malus domestica chromosome 11, GDT2T_hap1 genome:
GGAGGACTTCCGGCTTAAACCCGCTCATCACCGTTCTCGCCATCCCCTCGCCCATACTCTCCGCCTGCTGAGCGAACCCGTTCATCGGAGCCGGGTTCTCAGAGCTCTCGTTCGACCCGAATATCTGTTCTCGAATCGCCTGAAACGAGTGGCCTGGGTCGGAGTCGACGAAGAAGGCGTCGCTGGAGACTCGGACTCGGGGCGAGCCGGGTTCCGAGACGAAAATTGGGTTCGATTCGTTCCCGTTCAGGCCGTCGATGTCAGGTCGGGTCGACTTAAGCCAGCCGAAGATGTGGTCAAAGGAGCGGTTTTCCATGACCACGACGACCACCGTTTTAATGGGTCCTTTGATTTTGGGCGTTTTGCGTGCCGCAATGAATTGGGTGGAGACCAACAAGaggtggaagaaaaagagagtCCAGATGATGCGTTTTCGCCGGAAAGCCATCGCCGGAGGCTGGAACTTGGAGAACCCGGTAAAACCCAGAGAGATAAAGCGAAAGGCTGTGGCTTTGAAGTGTAAATTGTATGTATTTGTAGCGAAAAATGGTGGGAAAAGGTATATGCTCTGAAGGATAAACCACCTTTCGAGTCGTTTTCTTCTGAATCCAACACCTCAGAAAAAGATAAGATAGCGATCATCGAGAAAGACTTTGTCTGAGACTAGTCTGGGGAAGACACTACTCTGGGGGAGTTGTGAAATGGGACATTTTTTTTCTGAGATGAAGTTGGAAACACGTAAGGCCAAAAAGCATAAAGGAAGAACTGAGTTAGGGCCAAGTGGCTTTTCGAGAAGCAGAATTTTAAACTTCCGAAGACATCTTTTATCAATTTTTGACCGTCCATCCAATAAATCgaaacaaattaaataataaaaattaataagaataaAGATAAAATTAAGTGTGCAGATAATACTGACCTACCttaatacaaagaaaataaatataatatttctCTATATTTCTTCGCTTATTTTATGTCTCTCGTTTGGATGTCGAACTCTTTAAAATATCTGTTGGTAGTAAGATGAGCTAAGGTTTGTTCTTTATTGATTAAATATTGTGGTTGTATTGAAATACTCGCCATCACAAACTATGTAAATTAATTAAGTATAAGGCCACTTGtaacataaacattatatacCCGTGACGTGCCATTCATTCTTATTGGAACAAATGTAGAAGAAATTAAGGACGGCTGCACCGTTGATGCATGTGAGTTGGTCCAACATTTTGTTTTGCATACGAATGCGATACCTTTCACACAGTAAGGGACAAAATTAGAGATTTGTCTGAATAAAGGCATCCTCAAATAACAAAGTCATAATTAAAAAGTTCAAGAATTTATTGAACAAAGCACTATATATTAATCTATAAAGTTTTTCATACAACATATTACAATATTTCTCGACATGTTTTCATGTTTTAAAAGCGTTGTATGACAACATTATTACAATATCTCTCCCTGTAAAAATAACCAAGTTATTATTAATTCATTGATCTCTAAATTAGAAAGTTAAATTCTAAATTGTAATGCTAAAAACGAATTAATGAAGTAAAATCAAAACACCTTGTGAAGtaaagtttttgtgttgaattttGATATTAATTGAACTCCAACTGTCTATATATTCCAAATTCAATTGAGTTTTGGTAGAATGAAGGAGGAGGAAAAACTTGGAGAAGATGAGGACAAGAATTGTTTTGTCGTGGTGAGATGAGTTTTGTGAGGATTAGTAACCCAGGGTTAGGAAAACGAGGAGGggcaattttattattattttttttttgtagcaaatgatattatctacacttagGAGGAGGTGGACATAGCCTCACAGCAGAGATGCGCAATTATATTAACTTTTAATTGAATTGTCAAGGTCATTGGGGATGAAAAATGGTAAATTTAGGTTAGTTGtctacattttatttttaattgtagTTTAATTAGATTGGAATGCCAActatacatttttatttttattttgtaaatctAGGCTTACACTAGCTCCGTCCTTAGGTGGGCACAATTTGAATTTTACATGCAAGAATCTCGCTAATTGTGTGAGATGTGTCGCATACAGACAGTATAAACCAAATAAAAagttagagaaaaaaaattaaattaagtattaACTAATCAATTACACACATCTAACGACTGTCCTTAGCATTGACCGTAAAATGAATCCAAAATGTTTCACACGCTGAAGGTGGTTGATATAGTTGGCACATATTGTCAAAACTTCAAATCTaccaaaataatgaaaaggACCCAAAGGCCAAAGGTCTATAAATACTTGAGTACCACATTCATAATATCATATATTTGGAATATAAAAAATTCGCATTTTTGCTCTCTACCCTCGAGCTGTAGTACTGCTCAACCGTACTTATTATCATTTGATGAATTCAATTTTGAGATTTTCGTCTATCGAACACAcatatctcaaaatttaaactaatcCGGCAGAACATGAAAATCCTATTGAAATTTCGGAAGTGTTCCTCCCCTTGATTTCGGACCTCTATTGATTTGGTTAATTATTTCAATCTGTTTGTGTTCGGACACTGACGTGTTCGGTTTCCAGGTATAGCATTTTGCATTAAACATAGAATCCCAATAGAACAAATCAGGTTATCTTAGATGAGTGCGAAAGGGGTACCAGCCTTTCGTATGGATATATGTCAACAGGTTTAGGCCACCCTCACTAGGTTTACTTCCATTAGCCTTTTGCCACCCACATTATCCGGTAATTTTACTGGAGAACCTGCAGGTACAACTGACTCGCCAGCCAAAAGAAATTAACGACTAAACAATAAGGCCGTAGgagttgaaaaccaagaaaagaaAGCCTCAAGAGATATCGTGGTTTCGTACAACTTAACTGAAAATTGTGATCTTTCGTTACCTGCAGGACTACAATAAGGAGAAGATTTTGGAAAAAGTTTCATGTTGGTTGAAGCTGATGGGCTGGAAAATATGCGATCGTTTGGAGACAATCACAAGGGGCGTCGCTGGTTGTTTCCGGAcagaaggtggtggtggtggatccTGGAGAACGGGAGCATAACCACCAAACAAGATCCATAATTCACCCACTTCCGGATCACCAACGAACTTTCCATCCTCTGCTGCACTTTAGCAATCAACAATTGTCTGGCTTTCTTAAAGAAAAACGAGGCCAGCCTACAGTTGCCACCGCGCATTGTTTCCCGATGCTTGTTCTCTTTGATGTGTTGAACAAGAACAACCTCCAAAGCCTTAGCTCCTTCTTGTATGCTAGAGTTGCACCCATTAATGAGGAAAACTTTTGATGCAGTATCAAGTATGAATGCGTCGTTGTGGTTTAGTGATGACGGAGAAAAAGGAACCTAGTTGACGATATAAATTCTGATGAGAGGTCTCGAAGAAACAACGGCAGTAGatgcaaaagagaaaaaagaacccTACTTCTTTAACGTGAACAACATAGTCCCCTTTGCAAGCTAACAAGCTGACTTTATATGTTTCACCATTTAAGTGCTCTTGTTGTGATGTATTTATATGCTTCTTCAATGGGGATGATGCAGGGTTTGAAGTACGATAAAAACTTGTGTGTTTCATGGCCTTGAATCTCCCTATATTTTCAGGGCgtattcaattggaattttgagggattttcACTTATAACGAATTTaagggtattcaatcaggattttaagcgATTGTTTGAAATTTagtgtattcaatcaggattttgagatattttattaaaatcttTAGAATTTCAAGTATTCAATTTGAGGGAATTAGAAAGATTTCGTGGTGTATTTAAGCATCTACAAATCTTACCTCTTTCTATGAGATTTCGAGAgaattcaatcaaaattttacatgaaatctctacaaatcaactAAACTCCATaaaatccatgaatttataaattttattaaaatttctcaaatttacAATGGAATGACTCCCTTCAAGTTGATTGAAAAATCGGCTAACTGTAAAAGGCCTTGTTGGGCTAGTTCAAGCTCAATATGAATCAGCACTCATAATGGGCCGAGAGTCCAAGCCCAATAAGACCTCGTTCAGATTTCCCCCCGTCATCAGCAATCCAAAACTACGTTGAAGTAGAACAGTGTTCCGcaaaaattagggtttaaggTCGGGACCCTGAGAGAAAGAAGCAGAAAATCTTGGCGGAATCAGAACGATGAATCCGCTAACCCTAGTGAAACGCATTCAGAACATCAATTCCAGAGAAGCCCAATTAGGGATTTCGGAGGAGGCTTCGTGGCACGCCAAGTACAAAGACTCCGCCTACGTCTACGTCGGCGGCGTTCCCTTCGATCTCACCGAAGGCGATCTCCTCGCCGTTTTCGCACAGTAATCACTAAATCCCCTTCAGTTAGTtccaaattttctaaatttgttttcaattttttgacgTTCGATTCGGTTTCAGATACGGTGAGATCGTGGATGTGAATCTTGTTCGCGATAAGGCGACTGGGAAATCCAAGGCGTTTGCGTTTGTGGCGTACGAGGACCAGAGGAGCACTATTCTTTCTGTGGATAATTTGAACGGAGCTCAAATTTTAGGGCGGACAATTAGGGTTGATCATGTGACTAAGtacaagaagaaggaggaggaagatgaagaggaGGCGCAGCGGAAGAGGGAGGAGCGGGGTGTTTGCCGGGCTTTCCAGAAAGGCGAATGCACTCGTGGAGATTCGTGCAAGTTTTCGCACAATGAGCAAGTAAGTTATACATTATCTGATTGATTCAGTTTTCCGCTGACTGCACATTGATTCTTACACTGTTCTGATTGATTCAGTTTTCCGCCAACTGCACATTGATTCTTACACTGTTACTTGGCTTTTGGGTGAATAAGTGGTAATGTAGTTTGATTGTTGTGTATTCCAATGAAAAGGAGGTTGGTTTCTGTGTACTACTTAAGTTTGAGATGTTTTGAAGATGCTTGAAGATGAGTCGATGATCTGAGTTTGTGCACCGAATCTTTTATGTTAGTTGTAAAggtttatgttttatataaaatcaATGAATATCTCTATATATAGGTGCTTATGTGTGCTTTTTTCTGTTTGTATCCAGAGAGCTGCAAACACAGGTTGGGGTGAAAAAGACCCAAAATGGGGGCGTGACAGTTATGAGGGCCCAAAAAGGGGTGATAAAAGATCTAGCTTCATTCCGCCAAATCGTGTTCCAGGGCCAAAAGTTCAGGAAGAGTTCAGATCAGGGGGTAGGGACTTCGAAAGTCACACCAAGCGAAGTGATGGGAGGGAGCAAAAGAGACTGGGTATACAGGGGGGTGATGATGAAAAGTTTAAGCCTAGATCAAGAGATCATGATAGGGAGGAAGAAAATAGATCAAGAAGACGGAGTGAGGATGATGAATCGGGGCCCAATTCAAGAGAACGTTATGGTAGGAGAGAAGAACAGAGATCGAGAAGGCACAATGATGATGAGTTTCAGCCGAAGTCAAGAGAAGATTATGATAGAAAGAATGATAAAAGAGCCCAAAGGTGTGGTGATGATGAGGAACTTGAGCCAAAGCTAAATTCTAGAGAAGATCATGATAGGAGGGGAGATGATAGAAGGGAAAATAAGAAACTGAGAAGGCATAGCGATGATGGTGAATTTGAGCCCAAATCTCGTGGTAGGAGGGAAGATGATAGTAGGGAAGATAAGGAACTGAGAAGGCATGCTGGTGATGCTGATTTTGATCCAAAATCTAGAGACAATCATGATAGGATGGATGAAAAGAGATTGAGAAGGCACAGTGGTTATGAAAATCGTCCAAAGTCCAGAGAAGATTATGATAGGAGGGAAGAACAGAGGCAATGCCGATGAATTTGATCTGAAGTCGAGAGCAGGCCGTCTTAGGAGTGAAAAGGGAGACTGAGAAGATGGGTGTGATGATAATCTAGGCCAAGATCAAaagttagatcattgaaaagaagggaagagaagaaTACAAGTACCACAAAGGAAGGACCAGAATCCTATATGGAAAAATATATGAACGAATGGGTAACACCCATcacaaaaagagaaataatgaTTTAAATCAAATATGGTGCTCTTTCCATCTTTGGCATCCCTTGTGTGCAATAAGATCACTCCTGTTAAGCAATGtgagacttgtttcttttttcttgtgtAAGCTAACATCCTAACTATGTTTCcattgatttgttttgtttgttttttctatTAGGTTTTTGTTGGTGTTTCTCTTGGATGAGATTTAATTGATATATGCATTTGACTAGCAATGTTGCAACTCTGCATAAAATCATTTCTTGATATGCAGTTTCTCATGCTTGCTGAAGTCCATTTGAATAGGATAGTTGTATGTGTATTGCCGAGAGTGTATCCCAGCACCTGAATTAGTTTGCATGATTTGTTGATGCCATTTGATGATTGGATTCAGTTGGTGCAAACTTTTCACAGAAACAGTTTGTAGTTTAACTTTGGGCTGAAATTTGCAGGTAAAACCACTATGAAGAATTGGCCAGGATCAGTG
Encoded proteins:
- the LOC103422790 gene encoding zinc finger CCCH domain-containing protein 25, which gives rise to MNPLTLVKRIQNINSREAQLGISEEASWHAKYKDSAYVYVGGVPFDLTEGDLLAVFAQYGEIVDVNLVRDKATGKSKAFAFVAYEDQRSTILSVDNLNGAQILGRTIRVDHVTKYKKKEEEDEEEAQRKREERGVCRAFQKGECTRGDSCKFSHNEQRAANTGWGEKDPKWGRDSYEGPKRGDKRSSFIPPNRVPGPKVQEEFRSGGRDFESHTKRSDGREQKRLGIQGGDDEKFKPRSRDHDREEENRSRRRSEDDESGPNSRERYGRREEQRSRRHNDDEFQPKSREDYDRKNDKRAQRCGDDEELEPKLNSREDHDRRGDDRRENKKLRRHSDDGEFEPKSRGRREDDSREDKELRRHAGDADFDPKSRDNHDRMDEKRLRRHSGYENRPKSREDYDRREEQRQCR